A window from Candidatus Nitrospira neomarina encodes these proteins:
- a CDS encoding S41 family peptidase yields the protein MSHERLSTVVISGLTLTAILLVGIVIGKGGDRAGYASEPYEELQIFAEVLSQVKKNYVEETQTKDLVQGALRGMLAGLDPHSSFMTPDMFKEMQVETKGEFGGLGIQIGVKNNRLTVISPIEDTPAFEAGIQPGDTIIKVDDKPTKDLTLMEAVQHMRGARGTSVELTIEREGLEKPLIFTLKRDIIKIQSVRSKLLEGNLGYVRLNQFQEATVDDLSGELEKLASKNIQGLILDLRNNPGGLLTAAVGVSEQFLESGRLVVSIQGRNGKKDEYRARASSKNYQYPMIVLVNHGSASASEIVAAAMQDWGKAVVIGTTTFGKGSVQTILPLSDGSGLRLTTAKYFTPNGKSIHSIGVQPDIVIDPKPVQVAKQESSEGKKEESTVGSPVPAPAKPAAPTDPQDKDQPQPIPPEDLQLLKAVEMLKSWKVFKQLKPAA from the coding sequence ATGTCACATGAACGATTGTCGACGGTAGTGATTTCTGGTTTGACCTTAACCGCCATCCTTTTGGTGGGGATTGTCATCGGAAAAGGAGGAGACCGGGCGGGGTATGCCAGCGAACCCTACGAGGAATTGCAAATCTTCGCTGAAGTGCTTTCGCAAGTCAAAAAGAATTATGTGGAGGAAACACAAACCAAAGATCTTGTCCAGGGTGCCCTACGAGGCATGCTGGCCGGACTCGATCCTCATTCTTCTTTTATGACGCCCGATATGTTCAAAGAAATGCAAGTTGAAACGAAGGGAGAATTCGGAGGACTGGGCATTCAAATCGGCGTAAAAAACAATCGCCTGACCGTGATCTCTCCTATTGAGGATACGCCGGCCTTTGAAGCCGGCATCCAGCCCGGTGACACCATTATCAAAGTTGACGACAAACCAACAAAAGATCTCACCCTCATGGAAGCCGTTCAGCACATGCGCGGGGCACGAGGAACTTCTGTGGAATTGACCATAGAGCGTGAGGGACTGGAAAAACCACTGATCTTCACCCTCAAACGCGATATCATTAAAATTCAAAGCGTTCGTTCCAAGCTTCTGGAGGGCAACCTTGGATACGTTCGTCTGAACCAATTTCAAGAGGCGACAGTCGACGATCTCTCAGGGGAATTGGAAAAATTAGCTTCCAAAAACATTCAAGGTTTAATTCTGGATCTTCGAAATAATCCCGGTGGGCTGTTGACGGCTGCCGTAGGAGTCTCCGAACAATTCCTAGAATCCGGCCGACTCGTGGTCTCGATTCAAGGACGCAACGGCAAAAAGGATGAATATCGCGCACGGGCAAGTAGTAAGAACTATCAATATCCTATGATTGTGTTGGTCAACCACGGTTCTGCCAGCGCTTCAGAAATCGTGGCTGCAGCCATGCAGGATTGGGGGAAAGCCGTCGTTATTGGCACCACAACCTTTGGAAAGGGGTCGGTGCAAACCATTCTCCCCCTTTCCGATGGGTCAGGGCTTCGTCTCACCACAGCGAAATACTTTACGCCAAACGGCAAGTCGATTCATTCTATCGGAGTGCAACCCGATATTGTCATTGATCCGAAACCCGTTCAGGTGGCGAAACAGGAATCTTCCGAAGGGAAAAAGGAGGAGAGCACTGTGGGTTCCCCTGTACCTGCTCCTGCCAAGCCTGCCGCCCCCACGGATCCCCAGGACAAGGACCAGCCCCAACCCATTCCCCCCGAGGACCTTCAGTTACTGAAGGCAGTAGAAATGTTAAAATCGTGGAAAGTCTTTAAACAGTTGAAACCGGCCGCATAA
- a CDS encoding Lrp/AsnC family transcriptional regulator has translation MAISAFVLIDTTGNHTKSAYKTLTRIQGVKSVYPVTGPFDLIAHVEAETLEELNDLIMVRLRGIDGVIKTNTAIVLDF, from the coding sequence ATGGCAATTTCGGCATTTGTTTTGATTGACACGACAGGCAATCACACCAAGAGTGCATATAAAACTCTTACACGCATTCAAGGTGTGAAATCTGTCTATCCCGTGACAGGTCCGTTTGATTTAATTGCCCATGTGGAAGCCGAAACTTTAGAGGAGCTGAACGACCTCATTATGGTTCGTCTTCGAGGTATTGATGGGGTCATTAAAACGAATACGGCAATTGTTCTCGACTTTTAA
- a CDS encoding histidinol-phosphatase has translation MEKNINQDLMALFVSMAGLLASRGENPYKVKAYRRAADSLKSLQEDVTELANRGELQTIPGIGKELSLKIREFLSTGRIRAYDELKTPLPDSVLEWVELPGFSEPIVHDLVFRLGITTWEDLEALAQSHLLQTLPGLGNRGEEILTAIQAKRAACQES, from the coding sequence ATGGAGAAAAACATCAACCAGGATCTCATGGCTTTGTTCGTGTCGATGGCAGGTTTGTTGGCATCCAGAGGTGAAAATCCCTACAAGGTGAAAGCCTATCGCCGGGCTGCTGATTCACTGAAAAGTCTCCAGGAAGATGTGACAGAGTTGGCAAATCGTGGCGAACTTCAAACGATTCCCGGCATCGGCAAGGAATTATCCCTAAAAATTCGGGAATTTCTCTCTACGGGTCGTATCCGTGCGTATGACGAATTAAAAACTCCTCTTCCTGATTCAGTCCTGGAATGGGTGGAGCTGCCAGGATTTTCAGAACCGATTGTCCACGATCTGGTTTTTCGATTGGGCATCACAACTTGGGAAGATCTGGAAGCCTTGGCCCAATCGCATTTACTGCAAACTCTTCCAGGTCTAGGGAATCGGGGTGAGGAAATCTTAACGGCGATTCAAGCAAAGCGAGCAGCTTGTCAGGAGTCATAA
- the thiS gene encoding sulfur carrier protein ThiS — translation MHGRNTLAIAFLSIRMKIVVNGEHREAEEPLTVAQLLETLHLRSEQVAVEINLKILDRGEFLNWNLQDGDKVEILSFIGGGSPT, via the coding sequence TTGCATGGCCGGAATACACTGGCCATTGCGTTCTTATCTATACGCATGAAAATCGTCGTGAATGGAGAGCACCGCGAGGCCGAGGAACCTTTGACGGTCGCACAGCTTCTAGAAACGCTTCACCTCCGTTCCGAACAAGTCGCAGTAGAAATCAACCTTAAAATTTTGGACCGCGGAGAATTCCTCAACTGGAATCTCCAGGATGGGGACAAGGTTGAAATTTTAAGCTTTATTGGAGGCGGCTCTCCCACATGA
- a CDS encoding thiazole synthase, which produces MNQDPLIIAGRTFHSRLWVGTGKYQNFEETRKAIEASGADVVTVAVRRVNITDNKSENLLDYLDPKKYTILPNTAGCYTVEDAVRYSRLARAAGVSDLVKLEVIGDERTLFPDTAGLIEAAKILIAEGFVVLPYTNDDPIVAKKLVDIGCPAVMPLAAPIGSGLGIRNPYNLKIIMETVNVPVIVDAGVGTASDAALAMEYGADAVLMNTAIAGAKDPLMMATAMRYAVDAGRLAYKAGRIPRKLYATASSPIEGML; this is translated from the coding sequence ATGAATCAGGATCCGTTAATCATTGCCGGTCGAACTTTCCACTCTCGACTCTGGGTTGGAACAGGAAAATATCAAAACTTTGAGGAAACCCGAAAAGCGATTGAGGCTTCAGGGGCTGATGTGGTGACGGTTGCAGTTCGCCGCGTCAATATTACCGATAACAAATCAGAAAATTTACTGGACTACCTCGATCCGAAGAAATACACCATTTTACCCAACACGGCCGGATGTTATACCGTCGAAGATGCCGTTCGTTATTCTCGACTGGCCCGCGCTGCGGGAGTGTCAGATTTGGTGAAATTGGAAGTCATTGGAGATGAACGCACACTATTTCCCGATACAGCAGGACTTATTGAAGCCGCAAAAATTTTGATTGCCGAAGGTTTTGTCGTATTGCCATATACGAATGACGACCCCATTGTCGCCAAAAAGTTAGTCGATATTGGCTGTCCTGCCGTCATGCCACTCGCCGCACCGATCGGTTCCGGGCTTGGGATCCGCAATCCGTATAACCTCAAAATCATCATGGAAACGGTCAATGTCCCGGTCATCGTAGACGCCGGAGTTGGAACCGCTTCTGACGCAGCCCTGGCCATGGAATACGGAGCTGATGCCGTATTAATGAACACGGCCATTGCCGGAGCCAAGGATCCGTTGATGATGGCCACGGCCATGCGGTATGCCGTTGACGCCGGACGCTTGGCTTACAAGGCTGGGAGAATTCCCAGGAAGTTATATGCGACTGCCAGTAGTCCTATCGAGGGAATGTTGTAA
- the thiE gene encoding thiamine phosphate synthase codes for MSSRILPRLYLLTDRHQTLHRPLSSVITEAVDAGVRMVQIREKDLTTRELTSLYQELGPLIKHHQGTILLNDRIDLVLALGADGVHLRTDSLPVSVARRLLGTGHLIGVSTHSVEEARVAEGEGADFIVLGPIFDTPSKRAYGPPLGIQILQETSRFLHLPIYAIGGIIPIKIPDVLSAGAYGVAVISSILQSPSIPDTTRELLARLS; via the coding sequence ATGTCCTCGCGCATCCTTCCCAGACTCTACCTTCTGACCGACCGCCATCAAACCCTTCACCGTCCCCTCTCTTCCGTGATAACCGAAGCGGTAGACGCAGGAGTCCGGATGGTACAAATCCGGGAAAAGGATCTTACGACTCGAGAATTGACTTCCCTCTATCAGGAGCTCGGCCCACTCATCAAGCACCACCAGGGAACCATTTTATTGAATGATCGTATCGACTTGGTCCTTGCCCTGGGAGCCGACGGCGTACATCTTCGGACAGATAGTCTTCCCGTTTCCGTGGCCCGTCGCCTGTTAGGGACGGGACACCTTATCGGCGTCTCAACGCATTCCGTTGAAGAAGCCCGAGTGGCGGAAGGGGAAGGCGCCGACTTCATCGTGCTGGGTCCCATTTTTGATACGCCTTCAAAGCGAGCGTATGGACCACCTTTAGGAATACAGATTCTTCAAGAGACCAGCCGATTCCTCCACTTGCCCATCTATGCCATCGGGGGAATCATTCCTATTAAAATTCCTGACGTCTTATCAGCAGGGGCTTACGGTGTGGCCGTCATTTCCTCTATTCTTCAATCGCCGTCCATTCCAGACACCACCCGTGAACTGTTGGCACGATTGTCCTGA
- the arc gene encoding proteasome ATPase, with product MGIRKTDDHIREIEKLRTELESMELEMRQLHESRQKLHLSQQKNEQLVSTLQEAKVQIEALRKEVDKLTAPPSTFAVFYNTNTDGTVNVSLGGRKLRVNLHPSIPAESLKKGQEVILNEGLNVIESRGYDPQGEIAHLKHLLDDGRAVVSLRLDDERVVEISDSLKHQTLSVGDHLLFEPRSGYLIEKLPKSEMEELVIEEVPDIQYDQIGGLTKELEQVKDAVELPFLYPELFAEHRLSPPKGLLLYGPPGCGKTLIAKAVANSIAKKLGHLKGKDVRSYFLHIKGPELLNKYVGESERQIREVFAKAKEKASHGNPVIVFFDEMDALFRTRGTGISSDMESTIVPQFLSEIDGVESLRDVIVIGASNRQDLIDPAVLRPGRLDIKIKIPRPDKQSAKDILGKYLHLDLPLAESELTQHGSDRSRCINHLIDTTVEAMYALTEENQFLEVTYANGEKETVYFKDFASGALIESVVSRAKKLAIKRAISGDVKGLKSEDFLRGIREEFKEQEDLPNTTHPDDWAKIAGKKGEKIVHVRTLTTDEDSEPREIETISVGHYF from the coding sequence ATGGGTATACGAAAAACAGACGATCATATCCGTGAGATTGAAAAGTTACGAACCGAGCTTGAGTCCATGGAGCTCGAAATGCGGCAGCTGCATGAATCTCGACAGAAGCTGCACCTTTCTCAGCAGAAAAACGAGCAGTTAGTTTCTACGTTACAGGAAGCCAAAGTACAAATCGAAGCGCTTCGAAAAGAAGTCGACAAACTCACTGCGCCTCCATCAACTTTTGCCGTCTTCTACAACACCAACACAGACGGGACCGTGAATGTCTCACTTGGCGGCAGAAAGCTACGGGTCAACCTTCATCCGTCTATTCCGGCAGAATCTCTTAAAAAAGGCCAAGAGGTTATTTTGAACGAAGGCCTGAACGTGATTGAATCGCGAGGGTATGATCCGCAGGGGGAAATCGCCCATCTCAAACACCTTCTGGACGATGGGCGAGCCGTGGTCAGTCTGCGCCTGGACGACGAGCGAGTGGTTGAAATCTCGGATTCGCTGAAGCACCAGACCTTGAGTGTCGGCGACCACCTCCTCTTTGAACCACGATCCGGATACCTCATCGAAAAACTTCCCAAAAGTGAAATGGAGGAACTCGTCATCGAGGAAGTTCCGGATATTCAGTATGACCAAATCGGCGGGTTAACCAAAGAACTGGAGCAGGTCAAGGACGCCGTTGAATTGCCTTTTCTCTACCCTGAGCTATTCGCTGAACACCGCTTATCACCCCCAAAAGGTCTTTTGTTGTATGGACCTCCGGGATGCGGGAAAACCTTGATTGCCAAAGCTGTCGCAAACTCCATTGCGAAAAAACTCGGTCACCTCAAAGGCAAGGACGTTCGTAGTTACTTCCTCCACATCAAGGGACCCGAGTTATTGAACAAATATGTGGGTGAATCCGAACGCCAAATTCGAGAAGTGTTTGCGAAAGCGAAAGAAAAGGCGTCACACGGCAATCCGGTCATCGTCTTTTTTGATGAAATGGATGCGTTATTCCGAACAAGAGGGACAGGAATTTCCTCGGACATGGAATCGACCATCGTACCCCAATTTTTATCTGAGATTGATGGAGTAGAAAGTCTTCGAGACGTTATCGTCATCGGTGCCAGTAACCGTCAAGACCTCATTGACCCTGCGGTTTTGAGGCCGGGACGCTTGGATATCAAAATTAAGATTCCCAGACCTGATAAACAGAGTGCCAAGGATATCCTTGGGAAATATCTCCACTTGGACTTACCCCTTGCGGAATCTGAATTGACCCAACATGGCTCAGATCGATCAAGGTGCATCAATCATCTTATCGACACCACGGTCGAGGCCATGTATGCATTGACGGAGGAAAATCAATTTCTAGAAGTCACCTACGCCAATGGTGAAAAAGAAACCGTGTACTTCAAAGATTTTGCCAGTGGCGCATTAATCGAAAGTGTGGTCTCCCGCGCGAAAAAATTGGCTATTAAACGTGCAATCTCCGGCGACGTCAAAGGTCTCAAATCCGAGGACTTTCTGCGGGGCATTCGAGAAGAATTCAAGGAACAGGAAGACTTACCAAATACCACGCACCCCGATGATTGGGCAAAAATAGCAGGGAAAAAGGGCGAAAAAATCGTTCATGTGCGCACCTTAACCACCGATGAGGATTCAGAGCCACGAGAAATAGAAACCATCAGCGTTGGTCATTATTTTTAA
- the dop gene encoding depupylase/deamidase Dop, whose product MLRILGTETEFGIISRSPDHPDPVANSLRLISHCPHLPAPTALWDYENENPFWDARGFPVEGEPERPSATYNRQLNKVLPNAGRLYVDGAHPEYSTPECSNPREVVAYERAGDYIVAECLARLNHSMGEENFLVYRNNSDGKGNSFGYHENYILSRRIPFEQVANVLLPFFVSRPIFCGAGKVGAENGTDPIHYQISQRADFFECLLDLNTMVNRPIINTRDEPHAHQADYRRLHVIVGDANMSEVSTFLKVGTTAIIMEMLEQQGSLPCIELTDPVRAIKAVSRDLTVKSSLPLNNGQHTTAIAIQRAFLQSAHDFYRTREVSPITKEVLVRWESTLDTLERDPFELRREVDWVAKHALIQSYMDRKHCSWNDPRVAMMDLQYHDVRPDKGLYYTLERTGQIERLTLELEVERARQTAPAFTRAFFRGQCLQHLPSQVYGMSWTSVLLHTGNSTIKRIPLMDPYRGTQQLTQELFRDITSVDQLLSRLVKS is encoded by the coding sequence TTGCTGCGAATTCTTGGAACGGAAACTGAATTCGGGATTATTTCTCGCTCCCCGGATCATCCTGATCCCGTAGCGAATTCCCTTCGATTAATCAGTCACTGTCCCCATCTCCCCGCTCCCACGGCTCTATGGGATTACGAAAATGAAAATCCCTTTTGGGATGCGCGTGGGTTTCCGGTCGAAGGCGAACCCGAACGACCAAGCGCCACCTATAATCGTCAACTCAATAAAGTATTGCCGAATGCCGGTCGCCTCTACGTCGATGGAGCTCACCCGGAATATTCCACTCCCGAATGCAGCAACCCCCGGGAAGTGGTGGCCTATGAACGTGCCGGGGACTATATTGTGGCTGAGTGCTTGGCCCGACTGAATCACAGTATGGGAGAAGAGAATTTTCTGGTTTACCGCAACAACTCAGACGGAAAAGGAAACAGCTTCGGATACCACGAAAATTACATTTTGTCCCGCCGGATTCCATTCGAGCAGGTAGCCAACGTTCTACTCCCTTTCTTTGTTTCACGCCCCATCTTTTGTGGCGCAGGGAAAGTCGGAGCCGAGAACGGCACAGATCCTATTCACTATCAAATCTCACAGCGGGCAGATTTTTTTGAATGTCTGCTTGATCTCAATACCATGGTGAATCGTCCCATTATCAATACCCGGGATGAACCCCATGCCCATCAAGCCGACTACCGACGTCTTCACGTCATCGTGGGTGACGCCAATATGTCCGAGGTATCAACCTTCTTAAAAGTCGGCACGACGGCCATTATCATGGAAATGTTGGAGCAGCAAGGATCTCTCCCATGTATTGAATTGACCGATCCGGTCAGGGCCATCAAGGCGGTATCACGAGATCTGACTGTGAAAAGTTCGCTTCCGCTTAATAATGGCCAACACACCACCGCTATCGCTATTCAGCGGGCCTTCCTGCAATCAGCCCATGACTTTTATCGAACCAGAGAGGTCTCCCCTATCACCAAGGAGGTGCTTGTCCGCTGGGAATCCACCTTGGATACCTTGGAGCGTGATCCTTTTGAGCTTCGGCGAGAAGTCGATTGGGTCGCCAAGCATGCATTGATTCAATCCTATATGGATCGCAAACACTGTTCCTGGAATGATCCCAGGGTGGCCATGATGGATTTACAGTATCACGACGTGCGACCAGACAAAGGGCTGTACTATACCCTGGAGCGGACGGGACAAATTGAACGTTTGACTCTCGAGCTGGAAGTCGAACGTGCCCGCCAGACTGCACCGGCTTTCACACGGGCATTTTTCAGAGGTCAATGTTTACAACACCTGCCAAGCCAGGTATACGGCATGAGTTGGACTTCCGTCCTTCTTCATACCGGAAATTCTACCATTAAGCGTATCCCATTGATGGATCCTTATCGAGGCACCCAACAGCTCACCCAAGAATTGTTTAGGGACATTACCTCCGTGGATCAGTTATTATCCCGACTCGTGAAGTCCTAA